The Candidatus Ancaeobacter aquaticus genome contains the following window.
GTATCTTTGGTATATAATGAGGAAAGTGTACCGGTTATCGATAACTGAAAAGTCCTACGGAGCAGGTGTAGCGATCGGTGTTATGGGGGCGTTTGTTGCGTTCATTATTGCAGGATTATTTGAGTATAATTTTGGTGACTCTGAGGTAGCGATGTTATTATGGTTTTTAATGGCCGCACCATTTGTTTTCTTGGGGAGTGAAACGAACAACAAGGAGGCTGCATGATAGAGAATATTCACTGGCTTGGGCATGCATCATTTAAAATTACCGGTGAAAAAATTATATATATTGACCCGTATAAAATAAATGATGGTGCCCAAAAAGCAGATATTATTCTTATTACGCATGATCATTATGATCATTTCTCTGCTCCAGATATGGGCAAAATACTGCAAGTTAACACCGTTGTAATTGGACCCGGTGATGTGGTCAGAAAGAACACGACACACGATGCGCGTAAAATGGATGCGGACGATACATTGAAGGTCGGGGATATTATTATTCAAGCGGTGCCGGCATATAATATAGCGAAAAATTTCCATCCAAAAGGTCATTCCTGGAACGGGTATGTAATAACGGTAGGCGGTGTGCGTATATATCATGCAGGCGACACTGATTTTATCCCTGAAATGAAGGTAATTAAAGCTGATATTGCGCTTTTACCTATTGGCGGGACATATACCATGACGGCAAGAGAAGCAGCGCAAGCGGCAAATACGTTAAAACCAAAAATTGCTATACCAATGCATTATGATACGATTATAGGAACACAAAGTGATGCCAAACGGTTTAAAGAATTGTGTGAGTGTGAAGTAGTCATTTTAAAAAAAGAAGAGGGATAATAGGGAGATATATGAGAAAAAAAAGAATAGGTATTATTGGTGCGAATCAATGTTCGCATGAAATAGGAAAAATTGCCTACGAAGTAGGAAGGCATATCGCAAAGAAAAATGCGATTCTTGTGTGCGGTGGTTTAGGCGGTGTAATGGAAGAGGCATGTAAAGGTGCTAAAAAGGAAAATGGCATGACTATCGGCATTCTTCCGGGCGGTAATCCTGATACTGCAAATCCATACGTTGATGTCCCCATTGTAACGAGTTTAAATTATGCACGGAATATCCTCGTTGTTCGAACAAGCGAGGTTCTTATCGCTGTTGGCGGCAGGTACGGAACGTTAACTGAGATTGCATTTGCACTAAATGTGGGGCATCCCGTAGTAGGCATTAAGACATGGGATCTAAACAAAATAGACCACAATAAAGGAATTGTAATTGAAACTAATCCGGAAGCCGCTGTAGCAAAAGCTTTGTCGCTTATCAAAAAATAGTGGCGGTTAAAAATAAATAATATTGATATAATGTATTTGTATAAGACAGAGAAACACTACCTCATACAACATTCATAATGGGATAAACTTGTTATGAAATCATTTCGTTTAAAGAAAACAGAGAGCAGTACATGAAAAACAAAGAGATTGCCATGCTCTTCAATAAAATTGCTGACATTCTCGAGTTTAAAGGCGATGTTTCATTTCGGATAAATTCTTATCGTAAAGCTGCGCATATTATTGAAGATATGGCTGAAGATATTGAAGCGTATGATGAAAGCGGGACTCTGAAGGAGATTGAGGGGATAGGTGAGAGCCTAGCAAAAAAGATCGACGAATATATTAAAACGGGCAGGATTGCGAAGTATGAAGAAATGAAAACTGGTGTTAGTGAAGAGCTGATCGATCTTATGAAAATCTCAGGTATCGGCCAAAAAACACTTGCTCTTATACATAAAAAGTACGGGGTAAAGAATATTGATGAATTAGAAAAAGTTGTAACGGACGGCAAAGTAAGAGATCTTTTTGGGATGGGAGATAAAAAAGCAGAAAATATTTTGAGGGGCATTAAGCTTTATCGCGCGTCACACGGAAGAATATCTTTAGGTATTGCGTTTCCCGTTATGAGGATGATAATAGATGAATTAAAGAAAAACCGCAAAGTAAAAAAGATTGATATTGCAGGAAGTCTCAGAAGAATGCAAGAAACAATAGGGGATATAGATATTCTCGTTTGCGGTAAAGAGGGCAAAGATATAGTTAATCACTTTACAACATTGCCGTGCG
Protein-coding sequences here:
- a CDS encoding MBL fold metallo-hydrolase, producing the protein MIENIHWLGHASFKITGEKIIYIDPYKINDGAQKADIILITHDHYDHFSAPDMGKILQVNTVVIGPGDVVRKNTTHDARKMDADDTLKVGDIIIQAVPAYNIAKNFHPKGHSWNGYVITVGGVRIYHAGDTDFIPEMKVIKADIALLPIGGTYTMTAREAAQAANTLKPKIAIPMHYDTIIGTQSDAKRFKELCECEVVILKKEEG
- a CDS encoding TIGR00725 family protein, whose translation is MRKKRIGIIGANQCSHEIGKIAYEVGRHIAKKNAILVCGGLGGVMEEACKGAKKENGMTIGILPGGNPDTANPYVDVPIVTSLNYARNILVVRTSEVLIAVGGRYGTLTEIAFALNVGHPVVGIKTWDLNKIDHNKGIVIETNPEAAVAKALSLIKK